The Pseudomonas cavernicola DNA segment AGCATCCAGGCCCAGCTGGACAAGAAACTGCCGGTCAAGACCTACACCATCCATCGTGCCAAGGGTTTGCAAGCCGAAGTCGCGATCATCGTCGACGATTGCTCGCCCCCCGAAAAACACTCGTTACGCAATGCGCTGTACGCCTATTCGGGGTTCTTTCGAAATAGCTACGACCAGGCGATGAAGGATGAGAGTTTGCGACTGGCTTATGTGGCTATTACCCGAGGAGTGAGCCGGGTGCTTTGGTTTACCCAGAAGACCCAGGGGGCGACGCAGGTGTTGGTGGAGCGAGCCAACCAACGAAGTCGTTCTTCGACTTAGGGTTTGAATCGTCCCCCCTATTCTTGTCGGCATCTTCGATGTGTCCGTTGGACAGTCACCGCCCAAAGAGAGCTGGTGACTGGCAGGCTGAGCAGCTTTGAATGGGAAGATCCAAGGGAAGCCATCATTGCCTTAAAACACGCGAGCTCTGCTGACAGCCAAGCTTGGTGTCGCATTTACGTTCAGTTGGTGACTGTCTCCTTTGGGTCCAGGCTGTGTGAAAACGCGGACACCGTTTTGAAGTCCGCGTTGCTACGTAAAATCTGCCAGCGTTTGGTTATCCAGCAGACCTTAAATTTGCGTAGGAGCGCGATTTTTGCTCCGATTCTGATCACAGCACCTGCTCGAAATTGTTTTTACACAGCCTCGGTCGTTAGCTGCCGGTCGTGAAGGTCTGCTTGCGACCCAGGCTGTGTGAAACGTCACGAGCGAAGGTTAGACAAGGCAAAAACAGGCGAAAAAGCGCAGTTTACGTAGTGTAAATGAGCATTCTGAGCCTGTTTTTAACGCTGTATAACCGAGCGCAGTAGTTTTCACACGGCCTGGACCCTTAGCGGTCGTCCAGCCCCAGATGCGACACCCCACAGAAAGTGCGTGTGTGAATCACCGCCTGCGGGGCGGGGGATGGTTAGGCTGCGCTTGCGCCTTGGACTAAGAGCGACCCAGCGCGCTCGTTGTTTGCTATTGATGGGACGCCCCCCTGCTCAGAGGTTAGGGTTCAGCCGCAGCGGAATTCTGCGCTGGCCGAACGCGCCGGCATATTGGTCGAAGCGCCCGGCGATGGGGGAGTTACACTGCGGACAGCGACCGCCTGCCGTCACCTGGTAGTGCAGGATGCGGTGCCAGTCACGCACGATCAATGGCTCGCCGCAGCCCGGACAAGAAGTCGTGCCGCCCTCAGCATCATGCACATTGCCCGTGTAGGCATAGCGTAGCCCTTGTGCACAGGCTATCTGTCGGGCGCGGGTGAGCGTCGCCGCCGGAGTCGGCGGTGTGTCGAGCATCTTGAAATCGGGGTGGAAGGCGGTGAAGTGGATGGGCACATCCGGGCCCAGCTCCTTGAACACCCAGGCGCACAGTGCCTCGATTTCACCATTCGAATCGTTGTAGCCCGGAATCAGCAAGGTAGTAATTTCCGTCCAGACGTCGGTTTCATGATGCAGATAGACCAGGGTATCCAGCACTGGCTGCAGATGCGCGCCGGTGAGCTTGAAATAGAAGTCGTCGGTAAAAGCCTTCAGGTCGACATTCGCCGCGTCCATCACCGCGAAGAATTCGCGCCGGGGCTCGTCGTGCACATAGCCCGAGGTCACTGCCACCGTCTTAATGCCGCGCGTATGGCAAGCGTTTGCTGTATCGATGGCGTATTCGGCAAAGATCACCGGATCGTTGTAGGTGAAGGCCACGCTGCTACAGCCCGATCTTTCCGCAGCCAGGGCTATCTGCTGCGGGCTGGCCTGATCCATCAGACGGTCCATGTCCCGCGATTTGCTGATATCCCAGTTCTGGCAAAACTTGCAGGCGAGATTGCAGCCCGCCGTGCCGAAGGAGAACACCCCCGAGCCGGGGAGGAAGTGGTTGAGCGGTTTCTTCTCGATAGGGTCGATACAAAAGCCGGATGAGCGGCCGTAGGTAGTCAGCACCATCTGCCCGCCTTCGCGCATGCGCACGAAGCAGGCGCCGCGCTGTCCGTCCCGCAGCTTGCAGTCACGAGGACACAGGTCGCACTGAATTCGGCCATCGGGCAGGTTGTGCCACCAGCGGCCCGAGTAATGTCCAGACAGGTCATTCATAGCCAGGCTCCTACCGCTTGCTGACTGTGTCGCACGCCAGACGGATATCCGCATGCCAGAAATCGGCGGGTGCGTTTCAGTAGTGTGCACTCCCCCACTTGTGGTAGGAAGCTGCCGCTGGAATGGTATTTCGCAACTATGTCATCGATACCGGGCCGGAACAATAAGCGGAACAATAAGGGATAGATCACTATATTGTTGCTTGTACGCGGCCCCTTTGGGTCGGCTGCTCTCAGTCGTGACAGGCAGGAGTCGACCCTTTGCAGTCGTTTAGCTGCTATTTTCACAACCACCGATAATGGCCGTTTGCGAGGTCTCGCCGGCGCGTCACTCGGGAAGATCGGCCTTGCGGTAGCCATCAACGAAATGCTCAAGCGTCGCAGCGTCGCGCAATGGCTCCGTCGTGGCCCAGTGGGTAGAGCATCGTGGACGCCGGCTTTATAGATCTCGACATACGGCTCACAAGAATTCGGCACGCGCAGTCGAAGGTTTATTTTCTCGACGCTGTAAAACCTACAGCCGAAAAGGCTGGCGCATCTTTCATGGACGCCCGACGGGGTTCGTTGTAAACATTCCGACCGCTTGATTTTAGAGGAGACGCAGCATGGACCGATTCACGGGCGGTTGCCTGTGCGGCAACGTCCGAATTGTGGCGTCGGGACTCCCATACCGGGTCGGCCTTTGTCACTGTCTCGACTGCCGCAAGCATCATGGGGCCCTTTTTCACGCTTCCGCGGTGTTCCCTCAGGATGCGGTGACGATCGATGGCGAAACACGCGACTACGCCGGGCGGTTTTTCTGTCCCCGCTGCGGCTCGTCCGTTTTCGCACGCACCGCAGACGAAATCGAAGTGAACCTAGGATCCCTGGATGCCCCTGACCAACTGATGCCAACCTACGAAAGCTGGATCGTCCGTCGCGAGTCCTGGTTGCCGCCGTTTCCGCTCACGAGACGATACGAGCGCGATCGTGACGCCACGGGTCGCTTTGAGGAGTAGGTGGCACGAACGGTGCGAAGGCGCCGTTACGAGGTGACCGAGATGTATGCCTAGATCGAGATCTCGAACCAGATGCTCGAGGACAGCGCCTTCGATCACGCCGGCCGTCACTCCGGAAGACCGGCCTTGCGGTATGTGAACTCTCCGAACAACTGGATTGTTCAGCTTGCTGCGACCGACAACGGCGTTGTGGCGCGCACCGTTAGCCTCCGCGGCAGTTGAGCCCGAGCAACAGAGCTACCTTATCGTCACCGCTGCTGCGATAAGGCTATGTCCGCTGCTGGAAAGCGGCCGATCGTGAAGGTCCGCTGCACGGACAGTGAGCTCGAAATAACGCTGCAAGCGGCCTTCAACCCGGCATGTTCAATCCACCTCGTCACGGAATAGGCGCTCGGGTAGAACGGGTTGTGCCCGGTTATGACTGCCACAGATTTTCTGCACTGATCCGCCGTGCGTAGGAATGCGGCGAGCCCGGCCGCTCTATTCGGCCTGGCCCGCCTGCAACTTGCTACCCCGCAGCGGCATCGCCCGTCATTCTGCGGCAAAGCAGTACAGCAGCCCCGCCCCGCCCGAGCCGGCCAGGGCTTCGCTGCTGCAGCCACGCGAGGGGTGCGAGGAGTTCCACGAGCGTGCCGCCGCATCGTCACGCAGTCCTATTCGGTCGTGATGACCGACCTGGGCCGTCCCTTCGCCGCTGCTGGTCCAGTTGCTGCAGGTATGGTCATCGCTGCCGGCGAACGCAGTTCCGTCTGCCTGCGAGCCGGTGAGGATGTCGTGCATGTTCGGCGTGTCGCCGCGCCCCTTAACCAACGCCCCGTGTTCGTCCAGGGCCGTTTCCTTGGTCAGTTGGTTGTCGCCGTGCAGTTGCGCGACATCACGGGCGATGACGGCCCCCTTGGCGTTTTGCCAGGGGCCTTGGCCGATGCGATCACGGGCATTGACCGCCCCTGCGCCGCCGGCGGCACTGGTGCTGAGGTAAGCACGCCAGGTGCGCTGGCCCGCCCCAACGGCGGAGGCCAGCGTCTGACAGTGCCTGTCGGCGCCGGCCAGACCGCCTAGATCGGCGCCCTTTCCCATGCCGAGGCTAGTGACGAAGAAGGTCATGTCCGTTTGCTGGGCCTGGCTGGCGAAACTGCAGACTAATGCCAGCAGGGCAGTCGGTAAGGCGAGAGTGAAAGTCGAGATGCGCATGTACAGTCCTCCTGCGGAAAAACGGCCCCAAGATGGAATGTGACTGAGAAATTGAGCCTAGACGACGCCGGTTACCGACACACAGCCGCGGTTCGACCTTCCGTCGCCATGTATTGCTTGAGTGCGCGGCTCGCAGCTTGGCGAGCGGGCGTTGGATGCAGGATGCGGTAAGACTCAATCCGCTTGGGGCGCTCCAGGGGCTTCGACACTTTTTCGACACGGCCCCCGGGAACCAGAAAGCAAAAACCCCCGATCTCTTTCGAAATCAGGGGTTTTCGTATTTCTCAATATGGCGGTGAAGGAGGGATTCGAACCCTCGATACGATTTCTCGTATACACACTTTCCAGGCGTGCTCCTTAAGCCTCTCGGACACCTCACCGAAGTCTCGACAGACTGTCAGGTCCGTCGAGGCGCGCTAATCTAGCCGAACAGCCCGCCAAAGGCAAAAGTTTTTTACAGGAGATTCATGCGCTTAAGCTAAATGCTGATCCCGAACCGAGGCAGGCTGAGCCTGCGCCTCAAAACGCTGGCTGCCGAACCGTAAAAAACCCAAGGCAATAAACAGGCTTAAGCCAAACAGAAGCACCACGCCCTGCGGACATTGGATTTCCACGCTATTGGCATGTACTAGCAGTGCTATTAGGGCCGTACCCGCTGTTAATAAAGCCGTAGCTTGTTCAAATGGTCGCATTGCCCGTCCCTCGCAGTTTTCTGGCTAACCTAAGTTGCGCACCTGAAAGTCAGCCAATTGCCTCTCTCGATAAGACCATCAGCCGCGCGGCACCTTATTCAAGCCGCACAGGCCGAGCATGCGAGCCGTGGCTGACTGGCCAGTCAGCCACGGCGCTTTACCTTAACTGGACGGGTCGGTAACGTTTGCCCACCTTTCAGTACATGCCTCAGCAAGGATTCCCGCCATGAGCGACCTGATCAGCTACCAACTCGAAGACGGCATTGCCACCCTGACCCTGAGCAATGGCAAGGTCAACGCCATCTCCCCGGACGTGATCGCGGCCTTCAATGTCGCACTGGATCGTGCCGAGCAGGACAAAGCGATCGTGATCATCACCGGCCAGCCGGGCATTCTCTCTGGCGGTTATGACCTGAAAGTGATGACCTCCGGCCCGCAGAACGCGATCAGTCTGGTGGCTGCCGGTTCAACTCTGGCCCGCCGGATGCTCGCTCACCCGTTCCCGATCATCGTCGCCTGCGGCGGCCATGCCGTGGCCAAGGGTGCGTTTATCCTGCTCTCGGCAGACTATCGCATCGGCGTCGAAGGCCCGTTCAGCATTGGCCTGAATGAAGTGCAGATCGGCATGACCATGCACCACGTCGGCATCGAACTGGCCCGCGACCGTTTGCGCAAATCGGCTTTTCACCGCTCGGTCATCAATGGCGAGAT contains these protein-coding regions:
- the amrS gene encoding AmmeMemoRadiSam system radical SAM enzyme, whose amino-acid sequence is MNDLSGHYSGRWWHNLPDGRIQCDLCPRDCKLRDGQRGACFVRMREGGQMVLTTYGRSSGFCIDPIEKKPLNHFLPGSGVFSFGTAGCNLACKFCQNWDISKSRDMDRLMDQASPQQIALAAERSGCSSVAFTYNDPVIFAEYAIDTANACHTRGIKTVAVTSGYVHDEPRREFFAVMDAANVDLKAFTDDFYFKLTGAHLQPVLDTLVYLHHETDVWTEITTLLIPGYNDSNGEIEALCAWVFKELGPDVPIHFTAFHPDFKMLDTPPTPAATLTRARQIACAQGLRYAYTGNVHDAEGGTTSCPGCGEPLIVRDWHRILHYQVTAGGRCPQCNSPIAGRFDQYAGAFGQRRIPLRLNPNL
- a CDS encoding crotonase/enoyl-CoA hydratase family protein produces the protein MSDLISYQLEDGIATLTLSNGKVNAISPDVIAAFNVALDRAEQDKAIVIITGQPGILSGGYDLKVMTSGPQNAISLVAAGSTLARRMLAHPFPIIVACGGHAVAKGAFILLSADYRIGVEGPFSIGLNEVQIGMTMHHVGIELARDRLRKSAFHRSVINGEMFDPQGAVDAGFLDKVVPAEQLMATAIAAAQQLKKINMTAHKNTKLKVRKTLLETLDRAIELDQQHLV
- a CDS encoding GFA family protein: MDRFTGGCLCGNVRIVASGLPYRVGLCHCLDCRKHHGALFHASAVFPQDAVTIDGETRDYAGRFFCPRCGSSVFARTADEIEVNLGSLDAPDQLMPTYESWIVRRESWLPPFPLTRRYERDRDATGRFEE